GCGCCGGAACACCGGGACGATGTTCTCGGCCCGGATCAGCGCCGTGCGGTCGGACAGCACGCTCAGGTCCTCGGGCTGATCGGGTGCGGCAGCCGTCGTCCAGGCCAGGTTGATCCGGCCGCTGCGCAGCGCGGCTTGCATCGCCACGGCATCGGCGAACTCGCGCGGCGCGGGCAGCGTGCAGGCTCCCAGCACGGTGGGCACCTGGGCACCGCGCACCGCACCGGGTTCCAGTTCCGCGCACCGGCCGACCAGTGCCAGCACATCGGTGGCCCCCCAGTCCGCGGCAGTACGCCCGGTCACGGCCACAGTCGGCTTGTCCGAGGCGCTTTCGGTGTAGTCACCGGCACCGAGCCCCTCCGGTAGCGATCCGACCATCGCGCGGTACACCTGTGCCGCCGAGCGGGCGGGCGCGTCGGGGGCGAACCGGTGTAGCGCCCGGCCGGTGAAGGCCGGCACCACGTCGACATCCCCGGAGTCCAACGCGCCCAACGGGTCCCGGACTTCCTTGATATGCGCTGCGCTGCCGTAATAGCCGAGCGCGGCGACATAGAGGTGGGCAAGCAGAGCCGATTCGGCATCGGGGCCGGCACCCACCGCCACCGAGGGTGGCGGCGGCGTCTGCCCACCGCAACCGGCGACCAGCAGTGCGATCAGCGCGACTGCCAGATACCGGATCGCCGAACCGATCTCAGACCCCGGAGGCTGCGGCCACGGCCTCGGCGACCGCGGGACCGACCCGCGGATCCAGCGCGCTCGGCACGATGTGGTCGACGGCGAGGTCGTCCCCGACGACGGAGAAGATCGCATGCGCGGCGGCCACTTTCATCTCCTCGGTGATACGACGGGCGCCCGCGTCCAGGGCACCGCGGAACACGCCGGGGAAGGCCAGCACATTGTTGATCTGATTCGGGAAGTCACTGCGACCGGTCGCGACCACCGCGGCGTACTTACGGGCCGCGTCGGGGTGGATCTCGGGGTCGGGGTTGGACAGCGCGAACACGATGCAGCCCGGCGCCATGGTGGCGATGAACTCCTCGGGGACCAGCCCGGCCGACACACCGAGGAACACGTCGGCGCCGTCGAGCGCCTCGGCGACCCCGCCGGTGAGTCCGCGCGGGTTGGTGCGCTGCGCCAGCTCGGCCTTGAACGAGTTCAGGTCGGACCGGCCGCTTTCGACGATGCCCTTGCTGTCCAGCACGATGATGTCGCTGATCCCGCTGTTGAGCAGGATGTTGGTGCAGGCCACGCCGGCGGCGCCGGCCCCGGACACCACGACCTTGAGGTCGGTGATCTCCCGATCGAGGACCTTGACCGCACCGAGCAGGGCGGCGAGCACCACGATCGCGGTGCCGTGCTGGTCGTCGTGCATGACCGGACAGTCCAACGCCTCGATGACACGGCGCTCGATCTCGAAGCAGCGCGGCGCCGAGATGTCCTCCAGGTTCACCGCCCCGAACGTCGGGCGCAGCCGGATCAGCGTCTCGACGATCTCGTCGGGGTCCTTGGTGTCCAGCACGATCGGGATCGAGTCCAGGCCGCCGAAGGTCTTGAACAGCGCGCTCTTGCCCTCCATGACCGGCAGCGAGGCGGCCGGGCCGATATCGCCGAGGCCCAGCACGGCGCTGCCGTCACTGACGACGGCCACCAGCCGGTTGGCCCAGGTGTACTTCTTGGCCAGCGTCGCATCGGCAGCGATCGCGCGGCTGACCTGGGCTACGCCCGGGGTGTAGGCGATCGACAGTGCACGCTGGGTATCCAGCGGCGCTTTCAGATCGATCGAGAGCTTTCCACCCTCGTGGGCGGCAAAGATCTCGGCGTCGTCGACGACAACCTGTGGGGTTCGCACCAGTTCGGACATGCGCTCGACGCTACTTCATCCATTCAACTCACCGGCACCCCAACCCCGCTGGTGAGAGGTTGGAAATGCGACCGACGAGTAACATTCTGCCCGGATTGTCCTGTGATGCTGGGAGGTAGCGATGCCGACGTTCCGCACGCCGTCACCGTCCAAGCTGCGCCCTGCCGCGCGCCGCGCCACCGCCGAGCCGGATGCCCGCAGCATCCACGTGCCGGTCTCGCAAGCGATGGTCGATTGCGGGGTCTACAGCGACGGCGCGCGCCTGCCCGGCAAATACACCCACGCCGCGGCCCTGAACAAGGTCCGCGAGATCGAGGCCACCGGAACCACGGCGTTCGTCTGGATCGGTCTGCACGAACCCGACGAACACCAGATGCAAGCCGTCGCCGACGTGTTCGGGTTGCACGAACTGGCGGTCGAGGATGCCGTGCACGCCCATCAGCGCCCGAAGCTGGAGCGCTATGACGACACCCTGTTCCTGGTGCTCAAGACGGTGAACTACGTCGAGCACGACTCGGTGGCCAGCGCCCCCGAGATCGTGGAGACCGGCGAGATCATGATCTTCGTGGGTACCGATTTCGTCGTGACGGTCCGCCACGGCGACCACAGCGGGCTGGCCGGGGTGCGCCGCGCGATGGACAACTCGCCGGCCAGTTGCGCGCTCGGCCCGTACGCGGTGATGCACGCGATCGCCGACCATGTCGTCGACGGCTATCTCGAGGTGACCGATCGGGTGGAGACCGATATCGACGCCATGGAGGAGAACGTCTTCTCCCCCAGCTCGCCGACCGATATCGAGAACATCTACATGCTCAAGCGCGAGATCGTCGAGCTGCGTCGCGCGGTCAGTCCGCTGACGACGGCCCTGCAGCGACTGGGATCCGACCACAACGACCTGATCTCCAAAGAGGTCCGTCGCTACATGCGCGATGTCCTGGACCACAACACCAGCGCCTCGGACCGCATCGCCAGCTACGACGAGGTGCTCAGCTCACTGGTGCAGGCCGCCGTCGGCAAGGTCGGAATGCAGCAGAGCACCGATATGCGCAAGATCTCGGCATGGGTGGCCATCGCCGCGGTGCCCACCGCGATGGCCGGCATCTACGGGATGAACTTCGAGAACATGCCGGAGCTGAAGGCCACCTACGGCTACCCGGCCGTGCTGCTGACGATGCTGACCATCTGCACGCTGCTGTATCGGCAGTTCCGCCGCAACCACTGGCTCTAGTTTTCCTGCGATTTGTGGAGTCTGAGCCGTGACCGACGCGGCTGCGGCTCCACAAATCACCGAAATCAGGACGGCTCGGATGCCCGGCGGTGCGGGTCGAACACGTCGACGCCGTCGGTGCGCCAGGCCTCACGCATCGCCTCGGCGCCCTTGAGCCGCACCCAGGCCGCCTCGGTGGGGGTGATCGGCGTGGCCTGCAGCACTGTCACCGCCGACAACGGTTCCCCCAGCTCGATATCGGCAACCGGGCCGGCACTCAACAGGAATGCCGTGAACGGCGCGGCCTCGAACAGTGGGCCGCTCAGATCGATCAATGCGTCGGGTTCGAGCACCAGACCCTCGACCGCGGGGGCGGCGGCGAGTATGGCGATGGACTTGGCCAAGCCGACCGGGCTGGGCGGGCGCAACGACACCATCACCTCGGCACGCGGCCCGCGCACCCCGTCGGCGACCAGATCCGTCGGATCGGCCATCGGATATCGCGAACAGCCCAGCGACACATAGTGATTGACACCAGCGCCGTCGGGACCGAAGCGCAGGATGTCGATCCGGTCGGCGCCGAGAAAGGTCACGCTGGCCTCGCCGGGGTCGCCGAGCACACCGGCATCGGCGAAGTGCTCTCGCACCCCCCGGCGCACCTCGGCCAGAACGTCGGTCACTAGCCCACCGGCGGGATCGACAGATTCACCCCGGAGTCGGCGTCGAAGATCATCAGCTTGGAGGTGTCCACCGCCAGCTCGGCCTTGCCTCCCGCGCGCACCTTCGAATCCGCGGAAACCCGAGCCACGAACTCGTTCTCACCGGTTCCGGATTCGGCAGCCAGCTGCTCGAGCTGCGCCGACTTGGCCCCGGAACCCTCGGTGCGGAAGTACAGGTACTTGTCGGCGCCCAGCGATTCGACCAGGTCGACGTCGACCTCGAAGGTGACCGCCCGGATCCGCGAGTACGTGTCGATCAACGCGGCATCGTCGAAATGCTCGGGCCGGATACCGGCGATGACGTTGCGGGGCGCGGGATGCTGCTCCAACACCCGCTGCGCCTCGTCGGAGAGCATCACCTCACCGAACGGCAGCTCGATGCCCCCGTCGGTGAGCGAAGCCGGGAAGAAGTTCATAGCCGGCGAGCCGATGAACCCGGCGACGAAGAGATTGGCCGGGGTGTTGTACAGCTCTTCGGGGGTGCCGATCTGCTGCGCGACACCGGCCAGCATCACCACGACGCGATCACCGAGCGTCATCGCCTCGGTCTGATCGTGGGTGACATAGACCGTGGTGGTGCCCAGCCGGCTCTGCAGCCGCGCGATCTCGGTCCGCATCTGCACGCGCAACTTGGCATCGAGGTTCGACAGCGGCTCGTCCATCAGGAACGCCTTGGGGTTACGGACGATGGCCCGCCCCATGGCAACTCGCTGCCGCTGCCCGCCGGACAGTTGAGCGGGCTTGCGGTCCAGCAGGTTCGCCAGATCAAGGATCTTGGCGGTCTCCTCGACCTTGCGATTGATCTCGTCCTTGCCGACCTTGGCCAGCGTCAGCGGGAAGGCGATGTTCTGCCGCACCGACAGGTGCGGATACAGCGCGTAGGACTGGAACACCATCGCGATATCGCGGTCCTTGGGCGCCTTGTCGTTGACCCGCTCGCCGCCGATGCGCAGTTCACCGGAACTGATGTCCTCCAGCCCCGCAATCATGTTCAGCGTGGTCGACTTCCCGCAACCGGACGGCCCGACCAGGATGATGAACTCACCGTCGGCGATCGTCAGCGACAGGTCCTTGACCGCGGTGGCGCCACCGGCATAACTCTTCGACACGTTTTCCAGCACGATTTCGGCCATGACTTACCCCTTCACCGCGCCGGAGGTCAACCCGGCCACGATCCGTCGCTGAAAGATGAGAACAAAGATGATGATCGGGATGGTGATAACCATCGCGCCCGCCGCGATGGAGCCGGTGGGCTCCTCGAACTGCGAGCTGCCGGTGAAGTTGGCGATCGCCACCGGTGCGGTGATGGCCCGCTCGGTCGCCGTCAACGACAGCGCCAACAGCAGATCGTTCCAGGCGAAGATGAACACCAGGATGGCCGCGGTGACGATGCCCGGCGCGGCCAGCGGCGCGATCACCTTGCGGAACGCCTGGCCCGGCGTGGCGCCATCCATCTTGGCCGCCTTCTCCAGATCCCATGGGATCTCCTTGAAGAAGGCACTCATGGTGTAGATCGCCAGCGGCAGCGCGAACGTGATGTACGGAATGATCAGGCCGGGCCAGGTGTCGAACAGCCCGAGCCGGCGCTCGATGTTGAAAATCGGTGTCACCAGCGAGATCTGCGGGAACATCGCGATCAGCAACGCCACCCCGACGAGCAGCTTCTTACCGGGGAAGGCCAACCGGGCGATCGCGTAGGCGGCCATCCCACCGATGGTGACCGCGATCAGCGTGGTGATCAGCCCGATGCCGATCGAGTTGACCAGCGCTGAGGTGAAGATGTTGCCCTCGAAGATCGCCTTGTAGTTGTCGAAGGTGATCTGCTCGGGGATGAACTTGCCGTCCTTGACCGACGATGTCGGCTTGAGCGACAGCGACAGGATCCACAGCACCGGGATCAGTGCATACAGGACGACGATGACGTTGACGATCGCCCACCCGGTCGCGCGGCGGGCATTCACCTGCTCGCTCATCGGCGCGCCCCTTCCTCGTCGCTACCCGGCGCCGCAGCTCCGAAGATCTTGATGAAGATGAACGCGATGATCGCGACGCACAGGAATATCAGCACGCTGATCGCCGAGCCCAACCCGAGGTTGAATGCCTTGAAAAGGTTGTTGTAGCCCAGGATCGACACCGACCCGGTGTCATTGGCGCCACCGGTGAGCACATAGATGTTGTCGAAGATGCGGAACGCGTCCAGGGTGCGGAACAACAGGGCGACCAGGATTGCCGGTTTGATCAGCGGCAGGATCACCTTCGTCAGCCGCTTCCACGGCCCGGCGCCATCCATCTGGGCCGCATTCAGCAAGTCCTGGGGCACCAGGGCCAACCCGGCGAGCAACAGCAGCGCCATGAACGGCGTCGTCTTCCAGACCTCGGCCAGCACGACGATGGCCAGTGAGGGAAGCTGTTCGGTCAGCGGCGCGCTGCCGTCGGGCAGCAGGTTGGCCAGATATCCCGTCCCCGGCGTCCATGCGTAATACCAGCTGTAGGACGCCGCGACGGTGACGATGCCGTAGGGCACCAGGATCGCGGTGCGCACCGTGCCCTTGCCGAAGATGGTGCGGTGCATGACCAGTGCCAGCGCCATGCCGAGCACGAACTCGATGACCACCGAGACGATGGTGATACCGACCGTCACCACGAAGGCCGTCCACCAATACCGGTCGGTGAGGATGGTCTGGTAGTTGCCGAGGCCGATGAACTCGACATCGTCGGGCGCGGCCAGGTTGTAGCGCTGCAGGCTCAGCCAGACCGCGTAGCCGATCGGGTATGCGGTGACCGCCAACATCAGGAACACCGCGGGGCTGATCAACCAGAAGGCAAGTCGTCGCTGCGCGGCGAGGTCATCCGTGCCCGTCTTCGCGCTCACGGAATGAGCCCCTTCCCGTCGATCGCCTTCTGCACCTGTTCGGTCAGCTCGTCGGCGGTCCGCTCCGGATCGATATCGGTGATCGGGGCCAGCGTTGCCGATATCCGGGTCGACAGCGCCTGGTACACCGGCGTCGCAGGACGCACCGCGGCGTTGGTCAGCTGTTGCCGGATGATCTCGTACTGCGGGTACTTCTGCTGGAAGGCCGGGTCGTCGTAGAGCGAGGCCCGCACCGCGGGCAGCCCGCCCTCCACCGAGGTGTAGCGCTGGTTGTCGACATTGCGCAGGCAACGGATGGCCTCGAAGGCCTCGGCCTTGTGCTGGGTGTTCTTGCCGACGGCCAGATTGAGCCCGCCGAGGGTGACCTTGGCCTGCTCACCGTCGACCATGGCTGGGAATGGGGCGAACCCGAATACCTTCTTGCTCGCGTCGTAGGCGATGTTGAACTGCTCGTCGGACGGCGAGAAGCTGCCCGCATCGTTGATCGCACTGGTCAACGCCGGGTCCTGGTTCAGCGGCAGGAACGGCACGCCGCCCTTGACCGCGTTCTCCAGCATGGACGGCAACACGAACGGCCAGTTGACCTCCAACGCGGCTTTGCCCTGTTCGAGCGCGAGCCGCGCGGTGCCCTCGTCGGTCTGGGTGATCGACGGGTCCGCACCCGGGGCGGTGGCAACGTCCTTGATGGTCTGCAGCGCCTTCACCGTCGCGGCACGGTGCTCCGGGGTGTCGGTCAGGGTGACGGTCTGACCGTCATCGGAGAGCACCTGTCCCCCGGCGCTTTCCAGCAGCGTGTTGAACCACACCACCAGACCCTCGTACTGCTTGGCCTGCACCGCGATCCAACTCGGCCCGCCCGCGGCGTACTGGCGCTTGGCCTCGGCCACCATCTGATCCCATGTCGTCGGCGGAGCGGGCATCAGATCGGCTCGGTACCAGAGCAATTGGGTGTTCGTGGTGATCGGTGCCGCGTACAGCTTGTCCTGCCACTTGGCGGTCTCCAACGGCCCGGGCAGCGTGTTCTCGGTGGCGTCGGCCTCGGCCTGCCCGGCCGGATCGTCCGAGAGTGGAAGTGCCCAACCGGCTTCGGCGAACTCCGCGGTCCACACCACGTCGAGGGCCATCACATCCAGCGATTTGTCGTTGCCGGTGAGCCGGCGGGCCAACTGCAGGCGTTGGTCGTCGGCGCCCTTGGGCAACGACACCTGCCTGATCGTGAAGCGGCCGCCGAGTTGCTCATTGCACTTCTGCGCAACAGCGGTGAACGTTGCCATCTCATTGGCGGGTGTGTAATAGCTGATGACGATGCCGTCGTCGGCGGAACCACACGCCGTCATGACCGACCCGGCCGTCAATGCAGCCATCACCGCCGCACAAAGCCGTCGTGTGCGCACTACCGGCCTCCGTTTGCGTCCGATGTCGCCGCCGTGGCGACCTGCAGGAGAAACCTCCGCGGGGCCAACGTAGAGCCATAGGCGCGTACTATGCAACCACTTGCCGGGCGCGTCGGCCCATCAGATCGTCAAGCGTGCCAGCAGATCCCGCCCCTGCTCGGCACTGCGCGGGTCGCACAGCACGTCGTAGCGGCCGGCGACCAGCTGTAGTGTCGAGCTGAAATCCCTTGTGCCACGCGCCATCGCGTACGGAATGGCCGAGGTGATCAGGCCGAAGAACACGCCGGCGATCAGACCCGTGGCCAGTGCACCCCACGGGCTCGGGCTGAAGAAGCCGAGGATCAAACCGATGAACAACCCCAGCCACGCCCCGGACAGCACACCGCCGCCGAGCACCTTGGGCCATGACAGCCGGCCGGTGACGCGCTCGACCTGCATCAGGTCGACGCCAACTATCGTGACCTGCTCCACCGGAAACTGTTGATCGGAGAGGTAATCCACCGCACGCTGGGCCTCGGCGTAGGTCGGGTAGGAGCCGATGGGCCAGCCCTTGGGTGGTGTCGGCAGCGCGGCGGGCCCGCGAGCACCCGGATCTTGGCCTGGTCGAAGGGGACCCGTCATGACTCTGCTCTCCTCACGTAGACAAGCCGGTATGCGAACAACCCTATGCCGCTGCGCGCCATCATGGGTACCCGCGTCCCGATCGCCGAATCAACACCACCACCAGCACGTACGCTACGTTTGGGGCATGAGCAATCCGGGAGAGGACGCACCAGCCACCCCGCCGTCGGAGCCGGGTTCGCAGGCCGAGTCGAGTTCGCAACCGTCCGCCTCCGGATACGAGGCGCCACCGATCGAGCGTCCAGCCGAGACGCCGGGCTACCCGGACTACACCCCGCCGCCCGCATACGGGTACAGCCAGCCGCCCCCACCGGTCCAGCCGCCGGGTTATCCGCAGCAGGGTTATGCCACCCCCGGATATGCGAACCCCGGATACACGACCCCTGACTACGCGGCCACCGGATACCCGCCGCCGCCACCGGGCTACGGCGCCCCGCAAGGCATCGGCTCGCCGTATCCGCCGCCGGGGTTCGGCCCACCGCCCATGCCGCAGGCCCAGTTCGGCACACCGCCACCCTATGGCGGCCCTGGCGGCTATCCCCCGGGATATCCGGCACCCTACGGCGGGCCCGCGGCGGTCCCGCAGAACAGCATGGCGGTCGCCTCATTGGTCTGTTCCGGGCTGGCCGTCCCGCTGTTCTTCCTGTGCTTCATCATGGGGATCCCCGCAACGATCGCCGGCATCGTGCTGGGAATCGTCGCGCTCAACCAGATCAAACGGACCGGACAGCGCGGCAAGGAGTTGGCCATCTCCGGCATCGTCCTCGGCGGTCTGGTCTTGGCCGCCGGGATAGCGCTGGGCATCTTCATCGGCGCGCTCGCCAGCGTCTCCCCATGACCGGCGGTCACCCGTACGGCCATCCCGACGATCCCGGCCTTCCGCCGCCGCTGCCCCCACAGGGCTACCCGCCCGCAACCTGGGCGCCGTATCCGCCCTACCCGGGCTACCCGCCGTACGCGGGCTATCCGCCCCACCGCCCGCCGGGCACGAACGGCATGGCGATCGCGGCACTGGTCAGCGCACTGGCCGGGCTGGTCTTCTGCGGACTTCCGTCGGTGGCCGGGCTGATCCTCGGGGTGATCGCCATGCGCCAGACCAAGAGAACCGGTCAGGACGGTTACGGGCTGGCACTGGCCGCGACGATCGTCGGCGCGCTGGCGACCGTCGTCATGGTCCTCGGAGCGCTGTTGTGGATCGGACTGATCGCCGGCAGCGTGGCCCTGCACTGAGGCGCTACGCCGGCGGCCGATAGGACTCTCCGGTGCGGGCCATACCCGCCGCGCGGCCCTTGCCCGCCACCACCAATGCCATTTTCCGGCTGGCCTCGTCGATCATCTCGTCATCGAGCATCACCGCCCCGCGCGCACCGCCGGCCCGCGAGGTGTGCCACGCATAGGCCTCCAGGATCAGTTCGGCACGGTCGTAATCGGCCTGGCGCGGGCTGAACAAGTCGTTGCCCGCGGCGATCTGGTCGGGATGCAGCACCCACTTACCGTCGTACCCCAGGGCGGCGGACCTGCCCGCGACGCGGCGGAAACCCTCGACATCGCGCACCTTCACGTACGGGCCGTCGATGGCGTTGATGCCGTGGGCACGGGCGGCGACCAGGATCGTCATCAGCACATGGTGGTGCGCGTCGCCGATGTCATAGCCGTCGGGCTGCCCACCAACCTCGAGGGTCCGCATGTTCAGGCTGGCCGCCATGTCACCGGGGCCCAGCACCAGCGCCTGCACCCGCGGTGCGGCGGCGATCGCGTTGATGTTGACCAAGCCCTTGGCGTCCTCGATCTGCGGTTCGATACCGATGCGCCCGACGGGCAGGTCATGCGACCGTTCCAGCTGGGTCAGCAGCAGATCCAGGGCATGGACATGGGTGGCGTCGGAGACCTTGGGCAGCACGATCAGATCGAGCTGCGCGCCGGCGGCGGCGACGACCTCGATGACATCGGCATGCGTCCACGGCGTGGTCCAGTCGTTGACCCGCACCCCGCGCAGCGCCTGGTCCGACCAACCCGGCTCGGCGAGCGCGGCGGCCACGCGCGAGCGCGCCTCGGTCTTGGCGTCGGCCGCCACCGCATCCTCCAGATCCAGAAACACCTGGTCGGCGGCGAGCGTTTTGGCCTTCTCGATCATTTTGTCGCTGCTACCCGGAACGGACAGGCAGGTTCGGCGGGGGCGATACAGGTTGTCCACGGCTCAAGTCTCTACGCTTTGTCCCATGGTTGCGGTCACCCGGGTGTATGCGGCCCGCCTTGCGGGCATGGTCGTGCTGGGCCCGGACGGCGAATCCGTCGGGCGGGTCCGCGACATCGTGGTGAGCATCAGCATCGTCCGCCAACAACCACGCGTTCTCGGCCTGGTCGTCGAATTGCTCACCCGCAAAAGGATTTTCGTACCGATTCTGCGTGTCACCGCGATCGAGCCCGGCACCGTGACGCTGTCCACCGGAAACGTCTCGCTGCGCAGGTTCTCCCAGCGCCCCGGTGAGGTGCTGGCACTGGGCCAGGTGCTGGAAACCCGCGTGCGGGTCGACGATCCCGATCTGGAGCAGCTGGCCGGGATGGACGTCGTCGTCGTCGATCTGGGTATCGAACAGACCCGCACCAGGGACTGGATGGTGACCAAGGTCGCCGTCCGCCCGCAACGCCGCCTGGGCCGGCGCAGCAACGTCTACTCGGTGGACTGGAAGCATGTGCACGGCCTGACACCATCCGGTCTGGCCATGCCGGATCAGGGCGTCGCCCAGTTGCTCGAACAGTTCCAGGGCCAACGCCCGGTCCAGGTCGCCGACGCGATCCGCGACCTGCCGGCGAAACGTCGGTTCGAGGTCGTCAACGCCCTCGACGACGAGCGGCTGGCCGATGTACTCCAGGAACTACCCGAAGACGAGCAGGCCACCGTGCTGCGCCAGCTCAAGACCGATCGCGCCGCCGACGTGCTGGAGGCGATGGATCCCGACGACGCCGCCGACCTGCTGGGGTCGATGGCACCCGCCGATGCCGAACAGTTCCTGCGCCGGATGGATCCCGAGGACTCCGAGGACGTCCGACGCCTGCTCAGCCACTCGCCGAACACCGCCGGCGGTCTGATGACCTCCGAACCGGTGGTGCTGGCGCCCGACACCACCGTCGCCGAGGCGCTGGCCCGGGTCCGCGACCCGGATCTCACCCCGGCGCTGGCCTCGCTGGTGTTCGTGGTGCGCCCGCCGACGGC
The sequence above is drawn from the Mycolicibacterium neoaurum VKM Ac-1815D genome and encodes:
- a CDS encoding HpcH/HpaI aldolase/citrate lyase family protein, yielding MDNLYRPRRTCLSVPGSSDKMIEKAKTLAADQVFLDLEDAVAADAKTEARSRVAAALAEPGWSDQALRGVRVNDWTTPWTHADVIEVVAAAGAQLDLIVLPKVSDATHVHALDLLLTQLERSHDLPVGRIGIEPQIEDAKGLVNINAIAAAPRVQALVLGPGDMAASLNMRTLEVGGQPDGYDIGDAHHHVLMTILVAARAHGINAIDGPYVKVRDVEGFRRVAGRSAALGYDGKWVLHPDQIAAGNDLFSPRQADYDRAELILEAYAWHTSRAGGARGAVMLDDEMIDEASRKMALVVAGKGRAAGMARTGESYRPPA
- a CDS encoding magnesium transporter MgtE N-terminal domain-containing protein yields the protein MVAVTRVYAARLAGMVVLGPDGESVGRVRDIVVSISIVRQQPRVLGLVVELLTRKRIFVPILRVTAIEPGTVTLSTGNVSLRRFSQRPGEVLALGQVLETRVRVDDPDLEQLAGMDVVVVDLGIEQTRTRDWMVTKVAVRPQRRLGRRSNVYSVDWKHVHGLTPSGLAMPDQGVAQLLEQFQGQRPVQVADAIRDLPAKRRFEVVNALDDERLADVLQELPEDEQATVLRQLKTDRAADVLEAMDPDDAADLLGSMAPADAEQFLRRMDPEDSEDVRRLLSHSPNTAGGLMTSEPVVLAPDTTVAEALARVRDPDLTPALASLVFVVRPPTATPTGRYLGCVHLQRLLREPPAALVSGIVDTDLPSLRPDEPLGALTRYFAAYNLVCGPVVDEENHLLGAVSVDDVLDHLLPDDWREHEGEPVIMKESTT